The DNA region CCAATCGCCATCCTTGCACTTAAAGATCTTTCCGGTAAGGAGCGCCTGGTAGGCGGTAGAGATTTCCACCAGGGTGATTTCGTTTACGCCAAGAGGCATGCTGAATACTTTCTGCAACTTCTGGTGGATGCCGATCTCCTTTGCGAATCGGGCGTATTCCGCCATGGAGAGGGAACGTCTGTAGTCGGGCCAGTACCGCACGTGCTCGGCGTCCAGGTAGTCCGCCTCGCCGTCCACGGGCTCGATCATCGTATTCAGGCGCTTAAAGTCTGCCAGTGTGAATTCGCCAAGGAGCTGTACGGATTCCAGGGGAGGCAAGGAGCTGGCCACATCGGGGTCAAGTTCCTTTGCCTCGCGGGCACGAAGGATTTCGTAGTAGTTCTTGAAGTTATGGTTAATGAACTTGATGATGTCGGCGTCTTTCTTGGCCTGCTTGAGGGCCACGTCGTTGTAGGTGCCGTAACGCAGGTTCAGCACGGCGCGTGCCTTGTCGTCCTTGCCTTCGTTCCTGTAACGTTCGGCCAGGGCGTCGCGGGCCTTGGTAAACTCGATTTCACGCTTGACATCTTCCTTCATGGTAAGGCCGAACTTGTCGCGGAGCCTTGCAAAGTAGGACTTGTATTCTTCCTCGGCTTCCCGGGCGTATCCGTTTTGCGCAGCCACTTCGGCAAACTCGTCGTCACTCAGCTTGTCCAGCAGGTGTTCCAGGAGCCAGATGCTGGCGATGTTTTCGGAACGGGTGGCAGACCAGGCGATGCTTACGTAGTCACCCTTGTTCTTGTGGTCGGGTCTTGGGAAGTAGAACTGGTTCACGTACTGGAAAACGTTGAAGTCGTTTTCCACAGGGTCCAGGTAGTTCCAGTGGTGCTGTAGGGCCAGGGCATAGAGCAGGGGCTTCCAGCTGGAGCCCAGCTGACGAATCGCCTTGAAGCTACGGTCATAGCCTGTGTTGTGGAAACCGCCCTGGGTGGCAATGACGTTACCGTTATGGATAGCGAAGAGACCGCCCTGGAGCACAGGCTCCGTTTCAATCTGGCAGGGAGCGTAACCATCTACGGTCTTGTCGTCAAGAACGCTCACCAGCAGGATGGCGTCCTTCTTGAGCTGGCTTGCAAGAATCTTGTTTACATCGGCCGGGTGCCTGGAATCGCCGCTCACCTTCTTGGCGAAGTCCTTTACGGATTCCTCGGTAACGATACCCTTCAACTGACCGAAGCTCAGTGTAAGAGACTTGAGCTTGCCTTGGGCATCCACCATGATGCTGTCTACGGCGCCGTAGAGGTAGTCACCCTTGCGGGCGCTCTGGGCCTTGTTTGCAAACTGTGCCTTGGGCAAGGTAAAACCGCCCAGCTGCATCTGGAGTCCGCTGATGTTTGTCTGCAGGGCGCGCTTGGCGGCGTCCTGTGCCTTGGCGTCCAAGGTGGTAGTAATGGAGAGCTGGGCCTTGCGCCAATCGTCGATACCTTCCTTGTCGAAAAGCTTGTTGAAGTACTCGCCGTCCAGCTTTTCCTCGATGCGTTCCAGGATGGTGCTTACGCTAAAGCGGAAGTTGCCGTGGTTGAATGCCAGGGGCTTGGCCAGGGCGTTGTCCATGTCTTCCTGGGAAATGTATTCCTCTTCCACCATGCGGCCAAGGACATAGCGAAGGCGTTCCTCGCCGCGCTTGATCGCCTTTTCGCGACGTTCGGTGCTGCGCTGGATAAAGGGGTCGTAGTTGAAGGGACCCTTGACGGAGCCTGCGATAAAGGCGCACTCGGCGAGAGTCAGGTCCTTCAGTTCCTTGTTGAAGAAGTACTGCGCTGCAATGGCCAC from Fibrobacter sp. includes:
- a CDS encoding transglycosylase domain-containing protein, yielding MRLLSKLFKIVAALALVGLICCIPLYILVFKVLPDQDPDNQFDKKNIMQVLSGETRVYYNNDELLGAFFDANHRVYVNYGDIPKNIVNALIAAEDAGYWHHDGFSIYGFARAMASNIKSGHMRQGGSTLTQQTVKNIFGREERSIKEKGKELLNALRMERHFSKEEILEFYLNQFHVSGTGKGVAIAAQYFFNKELKDLTLAECAFIAGSVKGPFNYDPFIQRSTERREKAIKRGEERLRYVLGRMVEEEYISQEDMDNALAKPLAFNHGNFRFSVSTILERIEEKLDGEYFNKLFDKEGIDDWRKAQLSITTTLDAKAQDAAKRALQTNISGLQMQLGGFTLPKAQFANKAQSARKGDYLYGAVDSIMVDAQGKLKSLTLSFGQLKGIVTEESVKDFAKKVSGDSRHPADVNKILASQLKKDAILLVSVLDDKTVDGYAPCQIETEPVLQGGLFAIHNGNVIATQGGFHNTGYDRSFKAIRQLGSSWKPLLYALALQHHWNYLDPVENDFNVFQYVNQFYFPRPDHKNKGDYVSIAWSATRSENIASIWLLEHLLDKLSDDEFAEVAAQNGYAREAEEEYKSYFARLRDKFGLTMKEDVKREIEFTKARDALAERYRNEGKDDKARAVLNLRYGTYNDVALKQAKKDADIIKFINHNFKNYYEILRAREAKELDPDVASSLPPLESVQLLGEFTLADFKRLNTMIEPVDGEADYLDAEHVRYWPDYRRSLSMAEYARFAKEIGIHQKLQKVFSMPLGVNEITLVEISTAYQALLTGKIFKCKDGDWTDPCFIKEIKNRDGRVIFTNSTESKTVLDDTVTTQMAVMLHSVFVNGTARSQYNNLTVTSPDKATTLRYPAFGKTGTTNDYRNVAFMGAIPTYVDSKNGLAADSVVAIGSYVGFDDNKPLKSGRTRIAGSSGGLPQWAAFAQEEIEILGVAKKIDFLDISMLAAGEVPLVLTNERGQLTVDPMTGMALAGASASQGRPLPWLDVPGFTPPQVQAIAAESAAESGIMISLPMPGTEPAAPAEQNTAAAETASGDAAQVQPAATEQAATTEQNVVQAAQPAVSQPAAAPAAEKPAAMPKDDEWDLPEGFSGNAFVPIEAE